From the Oryza glaberrima chromosome 5, OglaRS2, whole genome shotgun sequence genome, one window contains:
- the LOC127774630 gene encoding uncharacterized protein LOC127774630 isoform X2 encodes MGKKRGAAAAPPVFPFPAADNDDDDPRLRCFFSHATAKRAAAAATRRHHQHQPPPMESARFKLQKPISKKHHHKKQQQRRRWWSSALLFFRRGGSSSSSSFDDDDATASVEYPSSYSTAALSPAGPLYLAAVEDDDDDGAAAACACWAPAMRSGGRHLAASELGASASVLPYVSLRDSAGVAGGARAPLAMPIYLVT; translated from the exons ATGGGGAAGAAGAGGGGGgcagccgcggcgccgcccgtcTTCCCGTTCCCGGCGGCcgacaatgacgacgacgacccccgCCTCCGGTGCTTCTTCTCCCAT GCCACGGcgaagcgggcggcggcggcggcgacgaggcgccaCCACCAGCATCAGCCGCCGCCAATGGAGTCCGCGCGGTTCAAGCTCCAGAAGCCCATCTCCAAGAAACACCACCACAAGAaacagcagcagcgccgccggtggtggagcTCCGCCCTTCTCTTCTTCAGGCgcggcggctcctcctcctcctcctccttcgacgacgacgatgccacCGCCTCCGTTGAGTACCCGTCCTCCTACAGCACGGCCGCGTTGTCTCCGGCAGGACCACtgtacctcgccgccgtcgaagacgacgatgacgacggagcggcggcggcgtgcgcgtgcTGGGCGCCGGCCATGCGGTCCGGCGGGCGCCACCTCGCGGCCTCCGAGCTCGGCGCGTCCGCCTCCGTGCTCCCCTACGTCAGCCTCAGGGACAgcgccggcgtcgccggaggAGCTCGTGCTCCTCTGGCGATGCCCATCTACCTCGTGACGTGA
- the LOC127772847 gene encoding uncharacterized protein LOC127772847, protein MRTTAPSSKAATFLPLSASAPTSPPPRRRLRPPRSPPRRVDDVDPLPNHRDDASLSSSTAGGGGMRVAASSSKASATTTTLPTGSGPPRRLQVRPPRSPPRRVDPLPDHRDASTSSPPAAAAAAASPPWAAAPRRPRWPRGVALLASAAASSSSPAAIAPQQAVSRDEQDSLPTSSPQPDVRDSQPALSPQPDEPRPEKRKRGGRGRNKMPKGRYTITHVTDDGQPMLPKTAVSAFRRACSVIGRSKIKITYKDWKKVPNTEKTVLWETMKGMFEIPESAHDSVQRQALLKIGKVWKNFKSELYKKYVKQDRTPFHDKELAHLRDQWNEFVQRCQTPEFLHQSEVNKALSACNTHPHRLGTGGYVGKSFQWAREDEEAAQLSRPTPFADIPVQRARNWVRARAITTSDGSISFANTETEQVAQRVQQLAEESLQGSFQSCREKDILTEALGTKEHPGRTRGLGATVPWKAGFTDNSDLYKKHRRSKGECEETNVAQLKKEIYDELAAKIDSEVEERLQQALNQRSVASPVEPSPNTIQDSVVSPVPVEPSPNTNQGNCGAVAHSHPGGSIIHDRYPVDDIEEHTKCKIQVAIGVGTNFIIDAGEGTAYPCSEDPWVQGVPLAEGYGKVRVNMVYPNFTAFPLPLPPNEEIMTLGQALRKCIQWPKKDITLST, encoded by the exons atGCGCACCACCGCGCCCTCCTCGAAGGCCGCCACGTTCCTGCCCCTCTCGGCCTCGGCCccgacctcgccgcctccacgccgccggctTCGTCCCCCTCGAAGCCCGCCGCGCCGTGTCGACGACGTCGATCCCCTCCCCAACCACCGCGACGACGCttcgctctcctcctccaccgccggcggcggcggaatgcGCGTTGCCGCGTCCTCCTCGAAGGCCAgcgcgaccaccaccaccttgcCCACCGGCTCTGGCCCTCCGCGGCGCCTCCAGGTTCGCCCTCCTCGAAGCCCGCCGCGCCGAGTCGATCCCCTCCCTGACCACCGCGACGCTTCgacctcctccccgcccgccgccgccgccgccgcggcgtcgccaccctgggcagccgcgccgcgccggccccGCTGGCCGCGCGGCGTGGCCCTCctcgcgagcgccgccgcgtcttcttcttccccggCTGCCATTGCTCCTCAGCAg GCGGTGTCTAGAGATGAACAAGATTCATTGCCAACATCATCACCTCAACCAGATGTACGAGATTCGCAGCCAGCATTATCACCTCAACCAGATGAACCGAGGCCAGAGAAGCGAAAGCGAGGTGGCCGAGGTCGAAATAAAATGCCCAAGGGTCGATACACCATCACTCATGTCACTGACGATGGTCAGCCTATGTTGCCTAAAACTGCAGTGTCAGCATTCCGGAGAGCATGCAGTGTAATTGGAAGGTCAAAGATCAAAATAACCTACAAGGACTGGAAAAAAGTACCAAACACTGAGAAAACGGTACTATGGGAGACTATGAAAGGAATGTTTGAGATCCCTGAAAGTGCCCATGACAGTGTGCAAAGACAAGCATTGCTTAAGATTGGCAAGGtatggaagaacttcaagagtGAGCTTTACAAGAAATACGTGAAACAAGATCGGACACCCTTCCATGACAAGGAACTCGCACACTTGCGGGATCAATGGAATGAGTTTGTACAGAGATGCCAGACGCCAGAATTTCTGCATCAGAGTGAGGTAAACAAGGCTCTCTCGGCATGCAATACTCATCCTCACAGACTGGGCACTGGTGGCTATGTGGGCAAATCCTTTCAATGGGCAAGGGAGGATGAGGAAGCAGCTCAGCTGAGTCGGCCCACTCCATTTGCAGACATCCCAGTACAGCGGGCTCGGAATTGGGTACGGGCAAGGGCAATCACCACTTCTGATGGCAGCATCTCCTTTGCAAATACCGAGACTGAGCAGGTTGCTCAAAGGGTCCAACAACTTGCCGAAGAATCTCTTCAAGGGTCTTTTCAGTCATGTAGAGAAAAGGACATACTAACTGAGGCCCTAGGAACCAAAGAACACCCAGGTCGCACACGAGGCCTCGGAGCTACAGTTCCATGGAAGGCGGGATTCACTGACAATTCTGATTTGTACAAGAAACACAGGAGAAGCAAAGGCGAGTGCGAAGAAACCAACGTAGCACAGCTCAAAAAGGAGATATATGATGAATTAGCAGCAAAAATAGATAGTGAAGTTGAAGAGAGATTACAGCAGGCCCTTAATCAGAGGTCGGTAGCCTCCCCCGTGGAACCCAGCCCCAACACAATTCAGGACTCGGTAGTCTCCCCCGTCCCCGTCGAACCCAGCCCCAATACGAATCAGGGTAACTGTGGGGCTGTTGCACATTCTCACCCTGGTGGCAGCATTATCCATGATAGGTATCCTGTTGATGACATCGAGGAACATACAAAGTGCAAGATCCAGGTGGCTATCGGTGTAGGCACTAATTTCATCATTGATGCTGGTGAGGGTACTGCATATCCATGCAGTGAAGATCCATGGGTTCAAGGTGTGCCGCTAGCAGAGGGTTATGGAAAGGTGCGAGTGAACATGGTATATCCAAATTTCACTGCATTCCCATTGCCTCTACCACCAAACGAAGAGATCATGACACTAGGGCAGGCCCTCCGCAAATGTATCCAGTGGCCAAAGAAGGACATCACTTTATCAACCTAA
- the LOC127773758 gene encoding phospholipase D zeta 1-like — protein sequence MNVERLVPGGAGGGGGRFRYERMPARGPADDGEGEEEEEEAAVPERRPEVLAASASFRLSEAARVFEELPRASIVAVSRPDAGDITPMLLSYTIEVHYKQFRWRLYKKASQVLYLHFALKRREFLEEFHEKQEQVKEWLQNLGIGEHMPVGHDEDEADDVNVPAQAEENSIRHRNVPSSAVLPVIRPALGRQHSVSDRAKVAMQEYLNHFLGNLDIVNSPEVCKFLEVSCLSFLPEYGPKLKEDYVSVGHLPKIQKDHKENCCSCGLFSCCKSSWQKVWVVLKPGFLALLKDPFDPKLLDVLIFDALPHMDISGEGQISLAKEIKERNPLHFGLQVSSGGRTLKLRTRSSSKVKDWVSAINAARQTPEGWCYPHRFGSFAPPRGLMPDGSMVQWFIDGEAAFQAIASSIEQAKSEIFITGWWLCPELFLRRPFQHHGSSRLDALLEARAKQGVQIYILLYKEVALALKINSLYSKQKLLNIHENVKVLRYPDHFSSGVYLWSHHEKIVIVDNQVCYLGGLDLCFGRYDNSAHKLSDVPPVIWPGKDYYNPRESEPNSWEDTMKDELDRTKYPRMPWHDVQCALYGPPCRDAARHFVQRWNYAKRNKAPNEQGIPLLMPHHHMVIPHYKGISQEINSEADGKQNHDKDCDVKKPVSVDSRESCQDIPLLLPQELEPPALPNGDLRVNDLDANHSDHLHKTSFNQPLLNRKAKLDSSRQDLPMRGFVDNISSLESSSIRHFDSSKEEKYHMDKNWWEMQERGDQVASLLDIGQVGPRATCHCQVIRSVGQWSAGTTQIEGSIHNAYFSLIEKAEHFVYIENQFFISGLSGDETIKNRVLEALYRRILRAEREKKRFKAIIIIPLLPGFQGGIDDGGAASVRAIMHWQYRTICRGPNSILQNLYDVIGPKAHDYISFYGLRAHGRLCEGGPLVTNQIYVHSKLMIIDDRITLIGSANINDRSLLGSRDSEIAVVIEDKEVVSSKMNGKPWEAGKFSLSLRLSLWAEHLGLHRGEVSHIMDPIDDSTFKNIWMATAKTNTMIYQDVFSCVPNDLIHSRAQFRQSFAHCRDKIGHSTIDLGVAQEKLETYQDGDLKGTDPMERLQMIKGHLVSFPLDFMSQEDLRPYFSESEYYTSPQVFH from the exons ATGAACGTGGAGCGCctcgtccccggcggcgccggcggcggcggcggccgcttcCGGTACGAGCGGATGCCGGCTAGGGGCCCGGCGGAtgacggggagggggaggaggaggaggaggaggcggcggtgccggagcggcggccggaggtcctggcggcgtcggcgtcgttccGCCTCtcggaggcggcgcgggtgtTCGAGGAGCTCCCCAGGGCGTCGATCGTCGCCGTGTCGCGCCCCGACGCCGGGGACATCACCCCGATGCTGCTGTCGTACACCATCGAGGTGCACTACAAGCAG TTTAGGTGGCGTCTATATAAGAAAGCTTCACAAGTTCTCTATCTACATTTTGCATTGAAGAGGCGTGAATTTCTTGAAGAATTCCATGAGAAGCAAGAACAG GTCAAAGAGTGGCTCCAAAATCTGGGAATTGGGGAGCACATGCCAGTAGGACATGATGAGGATGAAGCAGACGATGTGAATGTTCCTGCACAGGCTGAAGAAAACTCCATTAGACATAg AAATGTTCCTTCAAGTGCTGTTTTGCCTGTCATTCGACCAGCTCTGGGGCGTCAACACTCAGTTTCTGATCGAGCAAAAGTTGCCATGCAAGAATATCTGAACCATTTTTTGGGGAACTTGGACATTGTCAACTCACCGGAG GTTTGCAAATTTTTGGAGGTATCATGTTTGTCATTTTTACCGGAATATGGGCCTAAGCTAAAGGAAGATTATGTATCTGTTGGACACTTGCCAAAAATTCAGAAGGACCATAAAGAAAACTGTTGTTCATGTGGGTTGTTTAGCTGTTGCAAAAGCAGCTGGCAAAAG GTTTGGGTTGTCCTGAAGCCAGGATTCTTAGCTTTACTCAAAGATCCTTTTGATCCAAAGCTTTTAGATGTCCTTATCTTTGATGCACTGCCACATATGGATATAAGTGGAGAGGGCCAAATATCTCTAGCAAAAGAGATCAAGGAACGAAACCCGTTGCATTTTGGACTCCAG GTGTCTTCTGGTGGCCGGACTTTAAAGTTACGAACAAGAAGTTCTTCTAAAGTGAAAGACTGGGTTAGTGCAATAAATGCTGCTCGACAAACTCCAGAGGGCTGGTGTTACCCTCATCGTTTTGGTTCATTTGCTCCACCAAGGGGTCTAATGCCAGATGGGAGTATGGTACAGTGGTTTATAGACGGAGAAGCTGCATTTCAGGCAATTGCTTCCTCCATTGAGCAAGCAAAATCAGAG ATATTTATTACTGGCTGGTGGCTCTGCCCAGAATTGTTTCTCCGACGCCCTTTCCAACATCATGGGTCATCTAGGCTTGATGCTCTACTGGAAGCTAGAGCTAAGCAGGGTGTACAG ATCTACATTCTTTTGTACAAGGAAGTTGCTCTTGCATTGAAAATCAACAGCTTGTACAGTAAACAGAAGCTACTTAACATTCATGAGAATGTAAAAGTTCTGCGATATCCTGATCATTTCTCAAGCGGTGTATACTTGTG GTCACACCATGAGAAAATTGTGATAGTAGATAATCAAGTATGCTATCTTGGAGGTCTTGATCTGTGCTTTGGTCGCTACGATAATTCTGCGCACAAACTTTCAGATGTTCCTCCTGTGATATGGCCAGGGAAAGACTACTATAACCCCAG GGAATCTGAGCCAAATTCCTGGGAGGACACAATGAAAGATGAGCTGGACCGAACTAAATATCCTCGCATGCCTTGGCATGATGTTCAGTGTGCTCTCTACGGTCCACCTTGTCGGGATGCTGCAAGGCATTTTGTTCAGCGCTGGAATTATGCAAAG aggAACAAAGCTCCCAATGAGCAAGGAATTCCCTTACTAATGCCTCATCACCACATGGTAATTCCACATTACAAGGGCATAAGCCAAGAAATTAATAGTGAGGCTGATGGTAAACAAAATCATGACAAGGATTGTGATGTTAAAAAACCAGTCTCTGTGGACTCACGGGAGTCTTGTCAGGACATTCCATTGCTTTTACCTCAAGAGCTTGAACCACCGGCATTGCCCAATGGAGATTTAAGAGTGAACGATTTAGACGCCAACCACTCTGATCACCTACACAAAACAAGCTTCAATCAGCCTTTGCTcaaccggaaggcaaagttggATTCTTCCCGACAAGATTTGCCCATGAGAGGTTTCGTAGACAATATAAGTTCCCTTGAGTCGTCATCTATTAGGCATTTTGATTCTTCCAAAGAAGAAAAGTATCACATGGATAAGAACTGGTGGGAGATGCAAGAAAGAGGAGATCAAGTTGCTTCACTACTTGATATAGGGCAAGTTGGTCCAAGGGCAACTTGTCATTGTCAG GTAATTAGAAGTGTTGGTCAATGGTCAGCTGGAACCACTCAAATCGAAGGAAGCATCCACAATGCCTATTTTTCTCTTATTGAAAAGGCAGAACATTTTGTATATATCGAG AATCAATTTTTCATATCAGGCCTTTCAGGAGATGAAACGATAAAAAATCGTGTATTGGAAGCATTATACAGGCGCATACTTCGggcagagagagaaaaaaagcgCTTCAAAGCCATCATAATAATACCTCTGTTACCTGGTTTTCAG GGAGGCATTGATGATGGCGGAGCTGCATCTGTGAGAGCAATTATGCATTGGCAATACCGGACTATCTGTAGAGGCCCTAATTCTATACTTCAGAATCTATATGATGTTATTGGTCCAAAAGCACATGATTATATCTCCTTTTATGGTCTTAGAGCACATGGTAGACTATGCGAAGGAGGTCCCTTGGTCACTAATCAG ATTTATGTCCACAGTAAGTTGATGATAATTGATGACCGCATCACATTGATTGGATCAGCTAACATAAATGATAGAAGCTTGCTTGGATCAAGAGATTCTGAG ATTGCCGTGGTCATTGAAGATAAAGAAGTTGTTAGTTCCAAAATGAATGGAAAACCTTGGGAAGCTGGGAAGTTTTCTCTAAGCCTACGTCTCTCTCTCTGGGCAGAGCACCTTGGCCTTCATCGAGGAGAG GTCAGCCATATTATGGACCCTATCGATGACTCAACTTTCAAAAATATCTGGATGGCCACTGCTAAG ACAAATACCATGATTTACCAAGATGTCTTCTCATGTGTACCTAATGATCTTATCCATTCAAG GGCCCAATTTCGGCAGAGCTTTGCTCACTGCAGGGATAAAATCGGTCACAGTACAATCGATTTGGGGGTTGCCCAAGAGAAGCTGGAAACCTACCAGGACGGCGATCTCAAGGGTACGGACCCTATGGAAAGATTGCAGATGATCAAAGGTCACCTTGTTTCTTTCCCGTTGGATTTCATGTCCCAAGAGGACTTGAGACCATATTTCAGTGAAAGTGAATATTATACGTCTCCACAAGTTTTCCATTAG
- the LOC127774630 gene encoding uncharacterized protein LOC127774630 isoform X1 — MGKKRGAAAAPPVFPFPAADNDDDDPRLRCFFSHFLGSSQATAKRAAAAATRRHHQHQPPPMESARFKLQKPISKKHHHKKQQQRRRWWSSALLFFRRGGSSSSSSFDDDDATASVEYPSSYSTAALSPAGPLYLAAVEDDDDDGAAAACACWAPAMRSGGRHLAASELGASASVLPYVSLRDSAGVAGGARAPLAMPIYLVT; from the exons ATGGGGAAGAAGAGGGGGgcagccgcggcgccgcccgtcTTCCCGTTCCCGGCGGCcgacaatgacgacgacgacccccgCCTCCGGTGCTTCTTCTCCCAT tttcttggttcttctCAGGCCACGGcgaagcgggcggcggcggcggcgacgaggcgccaCCACCAGCATCAGCCGCCGCCAATGGAGTCCGCGCGGTTCAAGCTCCAGAAGCCCATCTCCAAGAAACACCACCACAAGAaacagcagcagcgccgccggtggtggagcTCCGCCCTTCTCTTCTTCAGGCgcggcggctcctcctcctcctcctccttcgacgacgacgatgccacCGCCTCCGTTGAGTACCCGTCCTCCTACAGCACGGCCGCGTTGTCTCCGGCAGGACCACtgtacctcgccgccgtcgaagacgacgatgacgacggagcggcggcggcgtgcgcgtgcTGGGCGCCGGCCATGCGGTCCGGCGGGCGCCACCTCGCGGCCTCCGAGCTCGGCGCGTCCGCCTCCGTGCTCCCCTACGTCAGCCTCAGGGACAgcgccggcgtcgccggaggAGCTCGTGCTCCTCTGGCGATGCCCATCTACCTCGTGACGTGA